In a genomic window of Brassica rapa cultivar Chiifu-401-42 chromosome A10, CAAS_Brap_v3.01, whole genome shotgun sequence:
- the LOC103846334 gene encoding truncated FRIGIDA-like protein 1, with protein sequence MTETETIAAAINQIDEKKQKLKKAFDDLQSHRSLLSPSFPLSWSDIDSHFSSLQSSLSNRFRLLQSQPPSPNNASPRIETADDPEPPLVVIRPELRALCEKMDSTGLSKFLADHWDDDAMPNQELSAAFRYSPDPATMVLNAIDGSSKGKSVDVRRVFVLLMEALIEINDKNITLDTKEKAKKVADNWNTKINNKPFEALLFLHLLAAFELGSEFNSEELSRYVVMIAKYKQSTLLCNKICLDKERVGEVITKLLSIGKPILAVRFMYECGRTDGFEPVSVLKGYVKEAREAAERVCKEDKYSLKSQNEATDKEVSALRAVIKIIKDRGLEAEFSEERVEERVEELERQKAQRKRNVEPPQPKPKGRKRPRDRTQVYRQEAGGVMIEPSHHHGLQLNPFGVVNPARGGIIGPYTNQLAPGLYNSAAPPQSVYYGQQTGFVMPPFHPAYYSQ encoded by the coding sequence ATGACGGAGACTGAAACAATCGCCGCCGCGATTAATCAAATCGACGAGAAGAAGCAAAAGCTGAAGAAAGCCTTCGACGATCTCCAATCACACCGCTCTCTCCTCTCACCTTCTTTCCCCCTCTCCTGGTCCGACATCGACTCCCACTTCTCCTCTCTCCAATCCTCCCTCTCTAACCGTTTCCGCCTCCTCCAATCCCAACCGCCTTCACCGAACAACGCTTCCCCTAGAATCGAAACCGCCGATGATCCAGAGCCACCGTTGGTGGTTATCCGCCCCGAGCTGAGAGCCTTATGCGAGAAAATGGACTCGACCGGTCTAAGCAAGTTTCTAGCCGATCACTGGGACGACGACGCGATGCCTAATCAAGAGCTCTCCGCAGCGTTCCGCTACTCACCAGATCCGGCGACGATGGTGCTTAACGCAATCGATGGCTCGAGCAAGGGCAAATCAGTTGACGTAAGGAGAGTTTTCGTTTTGCTAATGGAAGCTTTGATTGAAATTAACGATAAAAACATCACTCTCGATACGAAAGAGAAGGCCAAGAAGGTTGCTGATAATTGGAACACGAAGATAAATAACAAACCTTTCGAGGCGTTGTTGTTTCTTCACTTACTCGCAGCGTTTGAATTAGGATCCGAGTTTAACTCTGAGGAGCTTTCGCGTTACGTGGTGATGATTGCTAAGTACAAGCAATCGACTTTGTTGTGTAACAAGATTTGTTTAGATAAGGAGAGAGTCGGAGAGGTAATAACGAAGCTTTTGAGTATTGGGAAACCGATCTTGGCGGTGAGGTTTATGTACGAGTGTGGGAGGACTGACGGGTTTGAGCCGGTCTCTGTGTTGAAAGGTTACGTTAAGGAGGCGAGGGAAGCTGCGGAGAGAGTTTGTAAGGAGGATAAGTACTCTCTCAAGTCGCAGAACGAGGCGACTGATAAAGAAGTTAGTGCGTTGAGAGCGGTGATCAAGATCATCAAAGATCGGGGCCTTGAGGCGGAGTTTTCTGAGGAGAGGGTGGAGGAGAGGGTGGAGGAGTTGGAGAGACAGAAGGCGCAGAGGAAACGTAACGTGGAGCCGCCACAGCCGAAGCCGAAGGGGAGAAAGCGGCCTCGTGATCGTACACAAGTTTATAGACAAGAAGCTGGTGGTGTTATGATTGAACCTAGTCATCATCATGGCTTACAGTTGAACCCTTTTGGTGTTGTGAACCCAGCACGTGGTGGTATTATTGGCCCTTACACGAACCAATTAGCTCCTGGGCTCTATAACTCAGCTGCACCTCCTCAATCTGTTTACTATGGTCAGCAAACTGGATTTGTGATGCCGCCGTTCCACCCAGCTTATTATTCTCAGTAG
- the LOC103846330 gene encoding tyrosine-protein phosphatase DSP5 isoform X2, with product MGLLIEDDNDDGEVSIPPANFSMVEDGVYRSGFPQLENFGFLSTLNLKSIIYLCPEPYPEENLKSLQSNNIKLFQFGIQGKTMLETIQFSSTVSKESIGQVVLWDA from the exons aTGGGTTTATTAATCGAGGATGATAACGACGACGGCGAGGTTTCGATTCCGCCGGCGAATTTCTCGATGGTGGAAGACGGAGTTTACCGATCTGGGTTTCCTCAGCTCGAGAATTTCGGTTTCTTATCGACACTCAATCTTAAATCCATCAT TTATCTGTGTCCTGAACCATACCCTGAGGAGAATCTAAAGTCTCTTCAATCCAACAACATCAAGCTTTTTCAGTTCGGTATCCAAGGCAAAACG ATGTTAGAAACCATCCAATTCTCATCCACTGTAAGCAAGGAAAG CATAGGACAGGTTGTCTTGTGGGATGCTTGA
- the LOC103846333 gene encoding uncharacterized protein LOC103846333, producing MGLFSNKISRDELKAGDHIYSWRSYIYSHHGIYVGDGKVIHFTRRGGLEIGTGTYLDKIIQFSVPRHGGDNPCPNCGDQSILDGVISSCLDCFLAGGSLYLFQYDVSKAILVAKQRGGTCTTATSDPPEEVVHRARYLLSGNGFGEYHLLDNNCEDFAIYCKTGLLVFSVTKSGSSSQVNSVCAAGGLASLTLRFLGVGRAAGQAASLAVSPAMVVSAATRAVTTTFGLVTTGFAAMAVAEYSKYCIGRVAYDVGVRKDVRKVPVEELAALLAVLEGSLDNLDNTNSDKNK from the exons atgggatTGTTCTCCAACAAGATCTCCAGAGATGAGCTCAAAGCCGGAGATCACATCTACTCATGGCGCTCTTACATCTACTCCCATCACG GAATCTATGTAGGAGACGGTAAAGTCATTCACTTTACTCGTCGAGGTGGTCTTGAGATCGGAACCGGTACTTATCTGGACAAGATCATCCAGTTTTCAGTCCCTCGTCACGGAGGAGACAACCCTTGTCCTAACTGCGGAGATCAATCGATTCTCGATGGCGTAATCTCTTCTTGTCTCGACTGTTTTCTCGCCGGGGGAAGCCTCTATCTCTTCCAGTACGATGTCTCCAAGGCTATCCTTGTGGCTAAACAGCGAGGCGGTACCTGCACTACCGCAACTTCAGATCCTCCTGAAGAAGTCGTTCACCGCGCGAGGTACCTTTTGTCTGGAAACGGGTTTGGTGAGTACCATCTCTTGGACAACAACTGTGAGGATTTTGCTATCTATTGCAAAACTGGTCTGCTTGTTTTTTCGGTCACCAAGTCTGGAAGTAGCAGCCAGGTCAACTCGGTGTGTGCAGCAGGCGGTCTTGCCTCTTTGACGCTTAGGTTTTTAGGGGTGGGAAGGGCTGCTGGTCAAGCGGCTTCGTTGGCGGTGTCTCCAGCTATGGTGGTTTCTGCTGCAACCAGGGCTGTTACGACGACGTTTGGACTTGTAACTACTGGTTTCGCAGCCATGGCTGTGGCGGAATACAGTAAATACTGTATTGGTCGTGTGGCTTACGACGTTGGTGTGAGAAAGGATGTTCGCAAAGTCCCTGTGGAAGAGCTTGCTGCACTCCTAGCAGTTCTAGAAGGCAGTTTGGACAATTTGGACAATACCAACAGCGACAAAAACAAGTAG
- the LOC103846328 gene encoding CRIB domain-containing protein RIC4: MRDRMERLVVLPFSVGCISDSSVDVLSPLSKHHHHHHHSSQGIRDQEEEENMKNVFKFLAVSKPEISTGINRLFKSFKTISQLFAYKEEEESEEGETSGLMEIGAPTNVKHVSHIGWESSREWKDLIPPELLAAAAAKEDATAGVAHLQPTL; this comes from the exons ATGAGAGATAGAATGGAGAGACTTGTGGTGCTTCCTTTCTCCGTCGGATGTATCTCCGACTCAAGCGTCGACGTTTTATCTCCTCTCTCtaagcatcatcatcatcaccaccatTCTTCTCAAG GGATTCGTgaccaagaggaggaagaaaACATGAAGAATGTATTCAAGTTCCTAGCGGTATCTAAACCGGAGATATCTACGGGTATTAACCGGCTTTtcaagagcttcaagaccattTCTCAACTCTTTG cttacaaagaagaagaagagagtgaagaaggagagacATCAGGACTAATGGAGATAGGAGCACCGACAAACGTAAAACATGTATCGCACATTGGTTGGGAAAGCAGTAGAGAATGGAAAGATCTCATACCGCCGGAGTTGCTCGCAGCCGCCGCTGCAAAAGAAGACGCCACCGCAGGAGTTGCTCATCTTCAACCAACTTTATAA
- the LOC103846335 gene encoding conserved oligomeric Golgi complex subunit 1, translated as MRMSSASAAEHRPSAATLGGGQRDAESLFRAKPMSEIRNVESATRKNIEDKKEELRQLVGTRYRDLIDSADSIVHMKSLCESISANISSIHGNIRSLSSSSSVAEAPTIANPNSVRVNVYGIACRVKYLVDTPENIWGCLDESMFLEAAGRYMRAQHVQQRLVKLEGCGGGEVDQSKLLEKFPLLEHQWQIVESFKAQISQRSHERLLDQGLGLGAYVDALTAVAVVDELDPKGVLGLFLDSRRTWVLQKLNACSGDDAGNVVSVFCDVLSVIEVTVGQVGELFLQALTDMPLFYKTILSTPPASQLFGGIPNPEEEVALWKSFRDNLESVMVIFDKADISKACLSWLRECGGQIVGKVNGKHLIEAIVTGGELGTAEKLIRETMDSKDVLSGSLDWLKGVFGSEVELPWNRIREIVLEDDLNLWDEIFEKAFVERMKSIIDSRFDDLAKAVNVAESVRAFSEITGEKINFQAYLNRPSTGGGVWFIEPNAKKLGLIAGNKTSPEESDFQSCLTAYFGPEVSQMRDAVDQRCQNVLEDLLSFFESEKAGQRLKDLAPYVQNRCYDSVSALLSDVDKELEFLFSAIKKENNDSEAISPAIVIEKSLFMGRLLFALLNHSEHVPLILGSPRLWCRETMTAVSDKLSSLLRQPRYGSNTALTADSPGKQVHTDLRKQSSLAVAALLKAEEKTSPKFEELNKTMRDLCIKAHTLWIQWLSDELSAILLRDLRSDDGLSATTPLRGWEETIVKEEQGESPSELKISLPSLPSLYIISFLCRASEEIHRIGGHVLDKSILQKFASSLLEKIIIIYEDFVSPREANEPQISEKGVLQILLDLRFASDVLSGGDTSTNVEIPNSTVNRSAFRRKQGQQQRKSVSRGRIDGVISQLSQKLDPIDWLTYEPYLWENEKQSYLRHAVLFGFFVQLNRMYTDTAQKLPTNSESNIMPCSTVPRFKYLPISAPALSSRSTNKVSIPVTSNEGSSRNSWNSFTNGEHSQTSDLDDDSSFGVASPFLKSFMQAGSRFGSILSDGQVGIFKDRSAAAMSTFGDIIPAQAAGLLSSFTTTRYE; from the exons ATGAGAATGTCATCAGCTTCCGCCGCGGAGCACCGGCCTTCCGCCGCGACTCTCGGCGGCGGTCAAAGAGACGCGGAGTCTCTGTTTCGCGCGAAACCGATGTCTGAGATCCGGAACGTGGAGTCGGCGACTAGGAAGAACATCGAGGATAAGAAGGAGGAGCTCCGGCAACTCGTCGGGACTCGGTACCGCGATCTGATCGACTCAGCTGACTCGATCGTCCACATGAAGTCGCTTTGCGAGTCGATCTCGGCGAATATCTCTTCGATCCACGGGAACATTAGATCGCTTTCTTCGTCCTCTTCCGTTGCGGAAGCTCCCACGATTGCGAACCCTAACTCGGTCCGAGTCAATGTGTACGGGATCGCTTGTCGGGTCAAGTATCTGGTGGACACGCCGGAGAATATATGGGGATGCCTAGACGAGTCGATGTTTCTAGAAGCTGCGGGGAGGTACATGCGTGCTCAGCACGTGCAGCAGAGGCTGGTTAAGTTGGAGGGATGTGGCGGTGGTGAGGTTGATCAGAGTAAGCTGTTGGAGAAGTTTCCGCTGCTGGAGCATCAGTGGCAGATTGTTGAGAGTTTCAAGGCTCAGATCTCTCAGAGGAGCCATGAGCGGCTTTTGgatcagggtttagggttggggGCCTACGTGGACGCGTTGACTGCTGTTGCTGTGGTTGATGAGCTTGATCCAAAGGGAGTGCTTGGGTTGTTTCTCGACTCGAGGAGGACTTGGGTTCTGCAAAAGTTGAATGCTTGTAGTGGTGATGATGCCGGGAATGTAGTTTCAGTGTTTTGTGATGTTTTGAGTGTGATTGAGGTTACTGTAGGACAAGTTGGTGAGCTCTTTTTGCAGGCATTGACTGATATGCCTCTGTTTTATAAGACTATCTTGAGTACCCCTCCAGCTTCTCAGCTGTTTGGTGGGATTCCTAATCCGGAAGAGGAGGTTGCGTTGTGGAAATCGTTTAGGGATAATTTGGAATCCGTCATGGTTATTTTTGATAAAGCTGACATTTCTAAAGCTTGCCTGAGTTGGTTGAGGGAATGTGGTGGGCAGATTGTTGGTAAGGTTAATGGGAAGCATTTGATTGAAGCTATTGTTACTGGTGGAGAGCTTGGGACAGCGGAGAAGTTGATAAGAGAGACCATGGATAGCAAAGATGTCTTGAGTGGTAGTTTAGATTGGCTTAAGGGTGTTTTTGGGTCTGAGGTAGAGCTGCCTTGGAATAGAATCCGGGAGATTGTTCTGGAAGATGATTTGAACCTGTGGGATGAAATATTTGAGAAGGCGTTTGTGGAAAGAATGAAATCCATTATTGACTCCAGATTTGACGATTTGGCTAAAGCTGTCAATGTGGCAGAATCGGTTCGTGCTTTTAGCGAGATCACTGGTGAGAAGATCAACTTCCAAGCATACTTAAACAGACCATCTACAGGTGGTGGTGTCTGGTTCATTGAGCCTAACGCAAAGAAACTTGGTCTTATCGCCGGAAATAAAACATCACCTGAAGAAAGTGATTTCCAAAGTTGTCTAACTGCTTACTTTGGTCCTGAAGTTAGCCAAATGAGAGATGCTGTTGATCAGCGCTGCCAGAATGTTTTGGAAGACCTCCTAAGCTTCTTTGAGTCAGAAAAGGCAGGTCAGAGGTTAAAGGATCTGGCTCCATACGTGCAGAACAGGTGTTATGACAGCGTCTCAGCACTTCTTTCAGATGTAGATAAAGAACTCGAGTTTCTCTTTTCTGCCATAAAGAAAGAGAACAATGACAGTGAAGCAATTTCACCTGCTATAGTAATTGAGAAATCTCTTTTTATGGGACGCCTTTTGTTTGCATTGCTGAACCACTCTGAACACGTTCCCTTGATTCTCGGTTCTCCAAGATTGTGGTGTAGAGAAACTATGACTGCAGTTTCTGATAAGTTGTCATCCTTGTTGAGGCAACCAAGATATGGCTCGAATACGGCACTCACTGCTGACAGCCCTGGAAAGCAGGTGCATACCGATCTTAGGAAGCAGAGTTCGTTAGCTGTTGCCGCACTACTCAAGGCAGAAGAGAAGACAAGTCCGAAATTTGAAGAGCTTAACAAAACTATGCGAGATCTGTGCATTAAAGCTCATACCTTGTGGATCCAGTGGCTATCGGATGAGCTTTCAGCTATTCTCTTGCGTGATCTGAGGAGTGATGATGGATTATCTGCTACAACTCCTTTAAGG GGTTGGGAAGAGACAATAGTAAAGGAAGAGCAGGGCGAGAGTCCATCTGAGTTGAAGATATCACTTCCGTCCTTGCCGTCGCTCTATATTATCTCTTTTCTGTGTCGGGCATCAGAAGAAATTCATCGAATTGGAGGCCACGTACTGGATAaatcaattttgcaaaaatttGCTTCAAGCTTGTTGGAGAAG ATCATCATTATTTATGAGGATTTCGTATCTCCGAGGGAGGCCAACGAACCTCAAATTTCAGAGAAAGGAGTCTTACAAATTTTGCTGGATCTGAGATTTGCATCGGACGTTCTTTCTGGGGGTGATACAAGCACCAATGTGGAGATACCAAACAGTACAGTGAACAGATCAGCTTTCAGACGAAAGCAAGGCCAACAGCAAAGAAAGTCAGTCAGTAGAGGTCGCATTGATGGAGTGATCTCCCAACTGTCCCAAAAGTTGGATCCCATAGACTGGCTCAC GTATGAGCCTTATCTCTGGGAGAACGAAAAGCAGTCATACCTACGCCACGCTGTACTCTTTGGATTCTTTGTGCAACTAAACCGAATGTACACAGATACTGCGCAGAAGCTACCAACTAATTCAGAGTCAAATATCATGCCATGCTCCACAGTTCCCCGCTTCAAATACCTTCCCATAAG CGCTCCGGCTCTGTCCTCTAGAAGTACAAACAAAGTCTCGATCCCAGTTACATCAAATGAAGGTTCGTCAAGAAACTCATGGAATTCATTTACAAATGGTGAGCATTCTCAAACGAGTGATTTAGACGATGACTCTAGTTTTGGTGTGGCTTCCCCGTTCTTAAAGTCCTTCATGCAG GCTGGTAGTAGATTTGGATCAATACTAAGTGACGGACAAGTGGGAATATTCAAGGATAGATCAGCAGCCGCTATGTCGACATTTGGAGATATAATACCGGCTCAAGCAGCCGGTTTACTCTCTTCTTTCACAACCACCAGGTatgagtga
- the LOC103846331 gene encoding protein METHYLENE BLUE SENSITIVITY 2-like — protein MTGKAKPKKHTAKELQAKADAALTNRGGGKAGLADRTGKEKGGHAKYECPHCKITAPDLKTMQIHHESKHPKLPYEEPKNLHEVLAAPESSKPKPGIRGSLKK, from the coding sequence ATGACAGGCAAGGCGAAGCCGAAGAAGCACACGGCGAAGGAGCTCCAGGCGAAAGCCGACGCAGCGCTGACCAACAGAGGAGGAGGTAAAGCTGGGCTCGCCGACCGGACCGGGAAGGAGAAAGGAGGCCACGCGAAGTACGAGTGTCCTCACTGCAAGATCACGGCGCCTGATCTGAAGACGATGCAGATCCATCACGAGTCGAAGCATCCGAAGCTGCCTTACGAGGAGCCGAAGAATCTCCACGAGGTTCTTGCTGCTCCTGAATCGTCCAAACCTAAACCTGGAATCAGAGGAAGCCTCAAGAAGTGA
- the LOC103846332 gene encoding uncharacterized protein LOC103846332 — protein sequence MGLFSNKISREEVKPGDHIYSWRTAYVYAHHGIYVGDDKVIHFTRGGGRQTETGTFLDKLVVNSSPNYPQCLVCKDNSSFKGDKVITSCLDCFLAGGNLYLYKYDVSWVAFLAKPRGGTCTLAPSDPPKDVLFRANFHLLIDGWFGDYDVTDNNCEDFAIYCKTGLLVCNKARFGTSGQVNSAVSVNFAALVLGFSGLPVVGFGAYCYGRLAGDVSLLASDVGMTARLRVDVIKVPVERLSAMLKKVI from the exons ATGGGACTATTCTCAAATAAAATCTCCAGAGAAGAAGTAAAGCCTGGAGATCACATATACTCATGGCGTACTGCCTACGTCTATGCTCACCACG GAATCTATGTAGGCGATGACAAAGTCATACATTTCACTCGTGGAGGTGGTCGACAAACTGAAACCGGGACCTTTTTGGACAAGTTAGTCGTTAATTCATCTCCTAATTATCCTCAGTGTCTGGTTTGCAAAGATAATTCCAGCTTCAAAGGTGACAAGGTCATTACTTCTTGTCTTGATTGCTTTCTTGCTGGAGGAAATCTTTACCTCTATAAGTACGATGTATCTTGGGTTGCCTTTCTTGCTAAACCTAGAGGTGGTACTTGCACTTTAGCACCTTCAGATCCTCCTAAGGATGTTCTTTTCCGTGCAAACTTTCATTTGCTTATAGATGGGTGGTTTGGTGATTATGACGTCACAGACAACAATTGTGAAGATTTTGCTATCTACTGTAAAACTGGTTTACTGGTCTGCAATAAGGCTAGGTTTGGAACCAGTGGTCAAGTCAATTCGGCTGTTTCAGTTAATTTTGCTGCACTCGTGCTTGGTTTCAGTGGGTTACCTGTGGTCGGATTTGGTGCGTACTGTTATGGTCGCCTTGCTGGTGACGTAAGTCTCCTTGCTAGTGACGTAGGTATGACAGCAAGGCTACGTGTTGATGTTATCAAGGTCCCCGTGGAGAGGCTCAGTGCCATGTTAAAGAAAGTTATATGA
- the LOC103846330 gene encoding tyrosine-protein phosphatase DSP5 isoform X1, with the protein MGLLIEDDNDDGEVSIPPANFSMVEDGVYRSGFPQLENFGFLSTLNLKSIIYLCPEPYPEENLKSLQSNNIKLFQFGIQGKTDPPTPMPKDTVLSALRVLVDVRNHPILIHCKQGKHRTGCLVGCLRKVQNWCLSSVLEEYQKCAGLKWRQRDLRFIEEFDVHGLRQCLYSIIYQYNGYGLKRRKLLYQEENVVVQEQHKPQATKGW; encoded by the exons aTGGGTTTATTAATCGAGGATGATAACGACGACGGCGAGGTTTCGATTCCGCCGGCGAATTTCTCGATGGTGGAAGACGGAGTTTACCGATCTGGGTTTCCTCAGCTCGAGAATTTCGGTTTCTTATCGACACTCAATCTTAAATCCATCAT TTATCTGTGTCCTGAACCATACCCTGAGGAGAATCTAAAGTCTCTTCAATCCAACAACATCAAGCTTTTTCAGTTCGGTATCCAAGGCAAAACG GATCCTCCAACTCCTATGCCAAAGGATACAGTCTTGAGTGCTCTTAGAGTACTTGTTG ATGTTAGAAACCATCCAATTCTCATCCACTGTAAGCAAGGAAAG CATAGGACAGGTTGTCTTGTGGGATGCTTGAGGAAAGTGCAGAACTGgtgcttatcatctgttctcGAGGAATACCAGAAGTGTGCGGGTTTGAAATGGAGACAAAGAGATTTAAGGTTCATAGAGGAGTTCGATGTGCACGGGTTAAGGCAATGTCTGTACAGCATAATCTACCAGTACAATGGTTATGGTCTGAAGAGGAGAAAGTTGCTGTATCAGGAAGAGAATGTTGTTGTCCAAGAACAGCACAAACCTCAAGCCACCAAAGGGTGGTGA